One Primulina huaijiensis isolate GDHJ02 chromosome 8, ASM1229523v2, whole genome shotgun sequence genomic region harbors:
- the LOC140982227 gene encoding uncharacterized protein isoform X2 — protein sequence MLSHCRMVVKHHGSITIMASEGSHDSRILIVALGGKFLPDRHAVSAFITDKFAEKQCMGGHTWRYVDAATKAYYWGEFVKSYRWHPDHDAHIRATWKTLAADQYRKTLCSWRTKPKLPLGVNIQIWNKWKEIWSSS from the exons ATGCTTTCACATTGCCGAATGGTGGTAAAACATCATGGTTCGATAACCATC ATGGCTTCAGAAGGTTCCCATGATTCTAGGATCTTGATTGTGGCCTTAGGTGGCAA ATTCTTACCAGACAGGCATGCAGTCTCAGCCTTTATCACTGATAAATTTGCTGAGAAACAGTGCATGGGGGGTCACACATGGCGATATGTGGATGCTGCGACAAAGGCATACTACTGGGGCGAGTTCGTG AAATCGTATCGTTGGCATCCTGATCATGATGCTCATATTAGGGCTACATGGAAAACACTTGCAGCTGATCAGTATAGGAAAACACTTTGCAGTTGGCGTACAAAGCCTAAACTCCCACTTGGGGTTAATATCCAAATTTGGAACAAGTGGAAGGAAATCTGGAGTTCCTCTTAG
- the LOC140982227 gene encoding uncharacterized protein isoform X1, with amino-acid sequence MMIVCIHVFEFVHLKKITQMASEGSHDSRILIVALGGKFLPDRHAVSAFITDKFAEKQCMGGHTWRYVDAATKAYYWGEFVKSYRWHPDHDAHIRATWKTLAADQYRKTLCSWRTKPKLPLGVNIQIWNKWKEIWSSS; translated from the exons ATGATGATTGTCTGTATACATGTATTTGAGTTTGTTcatcttaaaaaaattactcAGATGGCTTCAGAAGGTTCCCATGATTCTAGGATCTTGATTGTGGCCTTAGGTGGCAA ATTCTTACCAGACAGGCATGCAGTCTCAGCCTTTATCACTGATAAATTTGCTGAGAAACAGTGCATGGGGGGTCACACATGGCGATATGTGGATGCTGCGACAAAGGCATACTACTGGGGCGAGTTCGTG AAATCGTATCGTTGGCATCCTGATCATGATGCTCATATTAGGGCTACATGGAAAACACTTGCAGCTGATCAGTATAGGAAAACACTTTGCAGTTGGCGTACAAAGCCTAAACTCCCACTTGGGGTTAATATCCAAATTTGGAACAAGTGGAAGGAAATCTGGAGTTCCTCTTAG
- the LOC140982216 gene encoding transcription factor HHO3-like, whose amino-acid sequence MIINTLDHSDFSEKMQRFQDYVQALQEERDKIQVFRRELPLCFELVTQAIETCKHQLSGTTTECNLRGQSECSEQTSCPVFEEFIPLKRASSHSDGEEQESQKQNKDLGDISNTDDKKNGNEKNSKKSDWLRSVQLWNQTPDPSSKEDSPRKVVVTEVKRNGGAFQPFKKEKSLGTSGTPTAPAQVPKNKSPPPASASSTADTGSGGGGGRNKKEDKEGESLRKARRCWSPELHRRFVQSLHQLGGSHVATPKQIRELMKVDGLTNDEVKSHLQKYRLHSRRHSPSNQNNNNAQQTPQFVVVGGIWVPPEYAAAMATTTTSGDAPTTPAGIYAPVASLAQPFREASASPKQRQLHSGDSGGSHSGEGGVHSHSPATSSSTHTTTASPSY is encoded by the exons ATGATCATCAACACCCTAGATCACAGTGATTTTTCAGAGAAAATGCAGAGATTTCAAGATTATGTACAAGCTTTACAGGAAGAGCGTGACAAGATTCAAGTTTTTCGACGTGAGCTGCCTCTCTGTTTTGAGCTTGTTACACAAG CAATTGAGACATGCAAACATCAGTTATCTGGGACGACGACAGAGTGTAATTTACGTGGGCAATCTGAATGTTCGGAGCAGACATCGTGTCCGGTTTTTGAAGAGTTTATTCCATTAAAGAGGGCCTCGTCCCATTCTGATGGTGAAGAACAAGAATCACAGAAGCAAAATAAGGATTTAGGTGATATCAGTAATACAGATGATAAGAAGAATGGTAATGAGAAGAATTCCAAGAAATCAGACTGGCTTAGATCTGTTCAGCTTTGGAATCAGACCCCAGATCCATCTTCCAAAGAG GATTCACCAAGAAAGGTGGTAGTTACGGAGGTGAAGAGAAATGGCGGTGCATTTCAACCGTTTAAGAAGGAAAAAAGTTTAGGCACTAGCGGAACTCCAACTGCTCCTGCGCAAGTGCCAAAGAATAAGTCACCGCCACCGGCATCCGCCAGTTCCACGGCGGACACTGgcagcggcggcggcggcggaagAAATAAGAAGGAAGATAAAGAAGGGGAGTCTCTAAGAAAAGCAAGGAGGTGTTGGTCGCCGGAATTACACAGAAGATTTGTGCAATCCCTTCATCAACTTGGTGGTTCCCATG TTGCTACACCTAAACAGATAAGGGAGTTGATGAAGGTTGATGGGCTCACAAATGATGAGGTTAAAAGTCATTTACAG AAGTATCGATTGCACTCGAGAAGACATAGTCCTTCGAATCAAAACAACAATAACGCTCAACAAACACCTCAGTTTGTGGTAGTGGGAGGAATATGGGTGCCACCGGAATATGCTGCTGCCATGGCGACGACGACTACATCCGGGGATGCTCCCACTACGCCTGCCGGAATATACGCCCCAGTTGCCTCCCTGGCACAACCCTTTCGAGAAGCATCAGCTTCCCCGAAACAAAGGCAATTACACTCCGGTGACAGTGGCGGCAGCCATAGTGGTGAAGGTGGGGTTCATTCCCATTCCCCGGCCACCTCGTCCTCCACGCATACGACCACCGCCTCGCCGTCttactga
- the LOC140982227 gene encoding uncharacterized protein isoform X4: MASEGSHDSRILIVALGGKFLPDRHAVSAFITDKFAEKQCMGGHTWRYVDAATKAYYWGEFVKSYRWHPDHDAHIRATWKTLAADQYRKTLCSWRTKPKLPLGVNIQIWNKWKEIWSSS; this comes from the exons ATGGCTTCAGAAGGTTCCCATGATTCTAGGATCTTGATTGTGGCCTTAGGTGGCAA ATTCTTACCAGACAGGCATGCAGTCTCAGCCTTTATCACTGATAAATTTGCTGAGAAACAGTGCATGGGGGGTCACACATGGCGATATGTGGATGCTGCGACAAAGGCATACTACTGGGGCGAGTTCGTG AAATCGTATCGTTGGCATCCTGATCATGATGCTCATATTAGGGCTACATGGAAAACACTTGCAGCTGATCAGTATAGGAAAACACTTTGCAGTTGGCGTACAAAGCCTAAACTCCCACTTGGGGTTAATATCCAAATTTGGAACAAGTGGAAGGAAATCTGGAGTTCCTCTTAG
- the LOC140982227 gene encoding uncharacterized protein isoform X3, protein MREELGRDASAYELFKMMYQKKDGTWVDARSKALDAEMNARFLEASQLDADCESQQNPTPEVQNELYILAVGGVKKRKLYGVGSQAEVLYPEAISGRATHTRANSMDVAASKAEAAAATSKVEELTR, encoded by the exons Atg CGTGAGGAGTTGGGCCGTGATGCAAGTGCTTATGAGTTATTCAAAATGATGTATCAGAAAAAAGATGGTACATGGGTTGATGCTAGGTCAAAGGCTCTTGAT GCCGAGATGAATGCTCGGTTTCTTGAAGCATCACAACTTGATGCTGATTGTGAGTCACAACAGAATCCAACCCCAGAAGTTCAAAATGAACTCTATATATTGGCTGTTGGTGGGGTTAAAAAGAGAAAATTGTATGGTGTTGGCTCGCAGGCTGAGGTGTTGTATCCCGAAGCTATTTCGGGACGTGCAACACACACACGTGCTAACTCTATGGATGTGGCTGCCTCTAAAGCTGAAGCTGCTGCTGCGACTTCTAAAGTAGAGGAACTTACAAGGTAG